A single genomic interval of Mucilaginibacter robiniae harbors:
- a CDS encoding helix-turn-helix domain-containing protein, with protein sequence MTLNELITKEDLKAFKAELLEEMKSILSPVKAQRKQWIKSQEVRTLLDISPGTLQNLRVNGTLTYTKIGGILYYKQEDIQKLLDGKGKP encoded by the coding sequence ATGACGTTAAACGAGTTAATTACAAAAGAAGATTTAAAGGCCTTCAAAGCCGAACTGTTGGAAGAGATGAAGAGCATACTTTCTCCTGTTAAAGCGCAGAGAAAGCAGTGGATCAAAAGTCAGGAAGTGCGCACGCTTTTAGACATTTCGCCCGGCACCCTGCAAAACCTGCGGGTAAACGGCACACTGACTTATACCAAGATCGGAGGTATCCTGTATTATAAGCAGGAAGATATCCAGAAGCTGCTGGACGGAAAGGGAAAG